The window CCGGGTCGAACGCCTCGGCCGGCCCGCCGATGTCCGGACGATGCGCCGCACCCCGCGGAACGTCGGCCCCACCGACCCACTCCGCCCGCAGCACCACGTTCTCCTGGCCGCCCACCATGAACTGCTCGCCCGTGCCCGCGACCGTGAAGACGACCCCGTCGGACAGCCGCACGCCCCGCAGGGCGTGGTTGACCGTGTCGGCCACCACGGCGTCGTACCCCAGCGAGGCCCGGAGGTCCTCCGGCACCAGGCACAGGCCGTTCGGCTCGCTGAACCGCGCCTCGCCGGCGCCGCCGTCCAGCAGCCCGCGCTCGCCCGACCCGATGCGCCGCACGAGCGTCTTGCCGTCGGGCGCGAGCTCGGCGAGCGAGTGGTGCCCGGCGTCCGCGACCAGGAGGTTCCCGTTCGGCAGGGCGAGCACCTTCGCAGGGAAGCGCAGCGTGCCCGACGCCGGAGCCGGCGGCACGTACGGCCCGGACCCGCGGTGCAGCGTGCCCTTGGCCGCGTGCTCGGCGATCAGGTCGCCCACGAGCGCGGCGATCGCGGAGCCGTGCCCCTCGCCCGCCATCTGCGCCACGATGTAGCCCTCGGGGTCGATCACCACGAGCGTGGGCCACGCCCGCGCCGTGTACGCACCCCAGGTGACGAGCTCCGGGTCGTCCAGTACGGCGTGCCGCACCTCGTACCGCTCGACGGCGGCGGCGAGCGCGTCCGGGTCGGCCTCGTGCTCGAACTTGGGCGAGTGCACGCCGATGATGACGAGCTCGTCGCGATGCTGCTCCTCGACCTCGCGCAGCTCGTCGAGGACGTGCAGGCAGTTGATGCAGCAGAAGGTCCAGAAGTCGAGGACGACTACCTTGCCACGCAGGTCGGCGAGGGTGACGTTGCGGCCACCGGTGTTCAGCCAGCCGCGCCCGACAAGCTCGGACGCGCGGACCCGGGGCAGATTCTGGACCTGAGTGCTCACCGGCCCATTGTCACTCCTGGGGCGTGCTGCCCTTCGGGGCGTCCGGCTTGCGGGCACGCCACTGCTCGACCAGGGCCTTGTCGGCCCGGCGGCGTGTGAGGTCGCTCTTGCTGGAGTGCACGGCCGCCCGGTGCGCGAGCAGAGCGGCACGGTCGCGCTCAAGAGCCCACATCAGAGCCTGGCGCACGTCAGCGCGACTTACCCGTGCGCTCCGTGTCTCGTCCATCGTCCCGATCATTCTCGCCGTCTCAGTTCCACCGGCGCCCAGGTGCGGTCGCCGCCAACGATTCAGGAGGTCACCCGGGGATGTTTTGTGACATCCCAGGTCTACCTGGCTTTCACCCGGTCATGATTGGGTGTAGCAGAGGAACGTACCGTGCAAACCCGGCGGCGGTATATCCGTCTATCGGATGACTTTGTGGGACAGACCGGCGTGTCGCCACTTGGCGTGCCGCGCCGCGTGGGTGGGTGAAGAGAGGATCAGGGCATGGACCGCGACCAGGCCAGGAAGATGAAGGAGCAGCTCGCAGCCTTCGCCCGAGAGCTCGCCGAGAAGCACGGAGTCGTGGCTACCCCGCGGTCGGTAGGCAGCCAGTCGGTCGCCGAGGCCGCCGACGTCGTACGCGCCCCGACCCTCGCGCTCGGCCTGGTACCCCAGGCCGAGGGCGGCTTCGGTATCGCTGTCCGGTACCGGCTCGGGGTTCCCCGGGCGCGTTCGATAGTGCGCAAGATCTCGGCGGAGGTCGGGCCCGACGTCGACGTCCGCCGCACCGGCCGAATCCGCCCCGTCAGCGACCTGGGTCCACGCCCGCCCGCACCGACGTCGCAGGCCGACGGCGACACGGACCGGAGCCGGCCGCTGCGACCCGGCATCTCGATCGGCCACGTGGGGGTCACGGCGGGCACGCTCGGCGCCTTCGTGACCCGCACCGGTCCCGGTGCGGTCGACGGCGAGCTGTACGCACTCTCCAACTACCACGTCCTGGCCGGGTCGCCGGCGGCCCAGCCGGGCGACATCGTCCTGCAGCCCGGACCCGCCGACGGCGGGCTCGCGCCGGGCGACCGGATCGGCGAGCTCACGCAGGTTGTGGACCTGGACGCCGTCGAGCCGTCCTACACGGACGCCGCGATCGCGCGGCTCGACAACGTCCCGGTCGACTTCGAGTACCCCGTGGGGCGCGTGGTGAAGACCGCGCGGGCCCTCGGTGGTGAGATCGTCGGCAAGATCGGCCGCACGACGGCGATCACCCGCGGGCGGGTCACCGCCATCGAGCTCGACGACGTCATAGTCGGCTACGAAGACCTCGGTGCGCTCGCCTTCGACGACCAGATCGAGATCGAGTGCCTCGACGACGGCCCGTTCTCCCGGGGCGGCGACTCGGGGGCGCTCGTGTACCGGGAGGACGGGGTGGCGCTCGGCCTGCTGTTCGCCGGGTCGGAGTCCGGCGGGCGCAGCGGGAAGGGTCTCACCTACGCCAACCCGATCGACCGGGTGTTCGACATCCTCGGGATCGAGCTGGCCGGAGAGCCGGCTCGACCGTTCGGATGACGCCCCTGATGAGGCTCAGGCGGCGTTCGGCATGCGCACCAGCGTTTCCCGCGCCGGGCGTGTCGCCGTCGGCGATGATGGGCTCGGGCGTGTTCGCCCGGCGCGTCGTGGAGCACAACCCGGCTGACCTGCGACGCCGTCCGAGGCCCCGGAATGTGTCCGAACCCATCTCCCGGACCGCTGGTAGGGGGTAGACACGGGGGACACAATGGATGACCAGGAGGTGATCGGGATGGCAACACTTGACGAGGCTCGGTCGGCAAAAGCCGCATTGCGGAAAAAAGTTACCGGGCTCGACGGTGTGATCGGAGTTGGCGTCGCCCCTGAGTTCACGACGGCCCTCGGACATGCACCGCGCGAATATCCGGCACGTCCCCACACCGGGCCGGGCAGATCGGGCGGATCCCCCGTCGAAGTACTCCCCGACGAGGTCTCGGTGGAGCAGGTCACCGGACCCGGCGGAAGCTGGGTGCTGCAGGTCAACGTGACGGACCCGGGCCTGGTGGACAAGGTCCCCGAAGAGATCTCTGACGTCGCAGTGCGCGTCCGGGTAGTGGGGGCCGTCCGAGCGGGCTGACGCACGTCAGCCGCCCGGACGGCGTGCCTCAGCCGAGGGTGGTCGGCAGCTCCGGCTTCTCGTCCAGCACCTGCTCGGCGAGGAACGCCGAGATCACCTGGTACCAGACCTTGGCGTTCTGCGGCGTGAGCACCCAGTGGTTCTCGTCCGGGAAGTACAGGAACCGGTGCACGGTCTCCCCGTCGTCCGACGCCGGGAGGCCCGACTTGGTGAGCAGCTCGAACCACAGGCGCAGGCCTTCACCGACCGGCACGCGGTAGTCCTTGTCCCCGTGGATCACGAGCATCGGCGTGCGGATCTCGCCCACCGACAGGTGCGGGCTGTTCTCCAGCGCCATCTCCGGCGTCATCTCGCGCGCCCAGTAGAACCCCGCGTCCGTGGTCGGGCCGAACTGGTCCAGCGCCCACAGGCTCGCGTGCGTCACCACCGCCCGGAACCGGTCGGTGTGCCCGGCCACCCAGTTGGCCATGTAGCCGCCGAACGAGCCGCCCATCGCGGCCGTACGGGTCTCGTCGATCTCCGGCAGCGCCTCGGCGGCGTCGGTGATCGCCATGAGGTCCGTGAACGGCGCCCTGCCCCAGGCGCCCCAGCCGCGCTGGATGAACTCCTGGCCGTACCCGGTCGACAGCGCCGGGTCCGGCAGCAGCACGGCGTACCCCTGCGCCACCATCAGCCACGGGTTCCAGCGCCAGCTCCAGGCGTTCCACGAGCCGAGCGGGCCGCCGTGGATCCACAGCAGGAGCGGGGCCTTGGCCTCCGGCCCGACGTCGGCAGGCAGCGCGAGCCAGGCGCGCACGCGCGTGCCGTCCTCGGTGGTGGTCTCGATCTCGGTGAGGGTGCCCGGCAGGGCCGGGGCCGGCACCGGCGAGCGCAGGAGGTCCGCGGCGACCGGCGTCCGCTCCCCCGGTGCGCCCGAGGCGAGGAAGGCTGCGAGGCCGATCCGCACCGGCTCGGCGGGCGCCGCGTAGGAGGTGCGCAGTGCGAAGACGGTGGCGCCGTCGGGAGTGACGGAGAGGTCGGAGAAGACCGCGTCGTCGGCGGTCAGCTTCTCGACGATCACGTCGCCGCCCGGGAGCGCCGCCGAGAACGTGAGCAGGAAGACCGGGCCGCGGCCGTCGTCGTCGGCCTGGACCAGCAGGCCGCTGCCGTCCGGGAGCCAGGTGGGGCGGCCGGGCCAGCGGTCCCAGTCGTCGGCGAGGACCACCGGTTCGGCTGAGCCGTCGGTCGGGACCAGGGCGAGGCGGACCACCGGGGCCTCGTCCGGGGACGAGATGGACTCGGTCACGTAGGCGACCCAGGCGCCGTCGGGCGAGATGCGTGGTGCGCCTGCATCGCCGTCCGGGTCGTCGACGAGTACCCGGCGGTCGCCGGTCGCGGTGTCGATGGCGACCAGGTGGCTCCGGAGTGCCGCGCCGGGGTCGCTGACGCTCCAGCTGCTGACGAGCGTGCTGCCGTCGGCGGACAGGTCCGCCGAGTGCTCGTCGAGGTGCCGGCCGGGCCCGGTGAGGTCACGCAGGTCGAGGTGCGTGCCGGGGGCGGAGGCTTGGTCCGGTGCTGCGTCCGGCGCCGGGTCTCCCGGCGCCGCGCCGTCCGGCGTAGGAGCGGCTGGCAGCGGCACCGCCGGGGCGTCGGCGAGGGCCGCGAGGTCGCCCGCGAAGCGTCGCTCCTGGTCCGGGCCGAGGTCGTGGTCCCAGAACCGGACCGGGTAGCCGGTGTGCAGGATCGCTGACACCTTCTGGTCCTTGCGGGCCTTGCGCAGCTTGGCGTCCTGCTTCAGGTCCTGCGCGGAAGGCAGGAGGCCGGCGGCGACGCTGACCGTGTCGGCGTCGCGCGCCGTGAGCGTGCCGGAGACGCCGCCTGGCGGGGCCGCGATCACGCGGGCCTCGCCGCCGCCCGCCGGCAGGAGCCAGAGGACGGGCCCCCGCTCGTCGCCGTCCTTGCCGTCCGGGTCGGGCCGGGCGGAGGTGAAGAGCAGGTCGCCGGTCCGGGTGAAGACGGCGGACGACTCGCCCTTCGCCGAGCGGGTCAGGCGGCGGGGCGGGGTCTCGCCCGTCGGGTCCACCTCCCACAGCGCGGTGCGATACCCGGTGCGCTCGGCGTCGAGCGTCTGGAGGGTGGCGACGAGCCGGGTGCCGTCCTGGCTGGCCGTGAGGCCGGTGACACGCGGGACGGCGACGTAGTGGTCGAGGTCGTGGAACGGGGTCTGTGGGGATTCGCTCACGCGCCCGTCCTATCACGCCGCCCCTGGGTTGTGGGCGGGATTTTTGGGTCAGCCCTCGCCGCGCTTGGCTGCCTGGTCCGCCTTCTCGGCCAGCATCCTGTTGTACGCCTCCAGCTCGGCGTCGCCGTCGCGCTCTGCCTTGCGGTCGGTGCGCTTGGCCTCGCGCGCGTCGGACCGGGTCCAGGAGATGGCGACGCCGATCGCGAGCAGCAGGGTCGGCAGCTCGCCGATACCCCAGGCGACGGCGCCGCCCGTCTGCTGGTCCTCGATGGCGCTGGCCCCCCAGGGGCGGCCCATGAGCCCGAACCAGTCGGGCACGAGCAGCGCGGTGCCCGAGGTCAGCGTCACGCCGAAGAAGGCATGGAACGCCATCGTGGCGAACAGCAGCACGAGCCGCAGCGGGTAGCTGGGCCGGGAGGGCCCGGGGTCGACGCCGATCAGCGCGTTCGCGAAGAGGTAACCGACGAGCGTGAAGTGGGCGACCATCCACAGGTGGCCGGCGTAGGTGGTGAGCGCGAGCTCGAACAGCGGCGTGAAGTAGAAGACGATCATGCCGCCCGCGAACAGGACGGCGGCCACCACCGGGTTGGCCATGAACCGGCCGAAGGCGGAGTGCACCAGGAGCAGGACCCACTCGCGCGGGCCCCGCGAGTCGTCCTTGCGCGCGGGAACGGCCCGGGCGAGCAGGGTGACCGGGGCGGCGAGCACGAGGAACAGCGGCACCACCATCGCCAGGACCATGTGCTGCACCATGTGGGCGCTGAACAGGACGTGCCCGTATGCGGCCGCGCCGCCGTTGGTGGCCCAGAACAGCACCACCATGCCGAGGCACCAGGAGATGGTGCGGCCCACGGGCCAGGCGTCCCCGCGGCGGCGTAGCCGCAGCGCCCACCGCACGTACACGAACACGGCGGCCGCGCAGGCGAACGCGAGGATGACGTCCCACTGGAACTCGGTGAGCCAGCGCAGCGGCGTGGGCTCGGGCGGCAGCGGGTGGCCGGTGACGAGCTCGGCCGGGGTGGCGTCGACGATCTCGTCGTCGGGCACAGGAGGCGCCGTAGAGCCGAGAGCTACCGCCACGCCCGACACCGCGCCCATCACGCCGACCTCCACGGCGGCGAGCCGCCAGAACAGCCCGATTGCGGCGTTCCTGGTGCTGGTCCCGGTGGAGAGCCGCGCGATGACCGTGCTGCGGTGCAGGTAGCCCAGCCCGCCGAGCACAACGAGCAGCACCGCCTTCACCACGAGCAGGATCCCGTAGTCGGTGCTGAGCCCGTCGATCGAGCCGATCCGGATCCAGGCGCTGACCAGGCCCGAGACCGCGACGGCGACGAAGCACCAGAACGCGATCTCGGAGTAGCGGCGGATCACGTCGGCGGTCGCCGCGTACCGCACGCCGATGAAGACGATGGCGCCGAGCCCACCGATCCAGAGGGCCGCGCCGCCGAGGTGCAGGAACAGGGCCGAGATAGCCAGGTCGTGGCTGGAGGCTCCGGCGGCGTGGCCGGTCGAGGACTGCATGCCCAGCGCCACCAGCGGCAGCGCGAGGGTGCACAGCGCACCCGTGGACCCGCGGACCAGGAGCGCGACGGCGGCCGTCACGGCCGCGATGATCACGATCCCCAGGTAGGTGCGCCCGAGGGGGATGGTGGAGACGTACTCCATGAGCGCCGGGCCGAACCCCTCCGCGTCCAGGGGCAGGTACGTGGACCATGAGAACCGAAGCACCAGCTGCACGAGCGCCGCGAGGGTCCACAGGCCGGCGGAGACCCCCGCGACCCCGAGGGCGCGGTCCACCAGCGGCCCGCGGGGCAGCACCCAGGCCGCCAGCGCGAGCGCGCCGACGGTGATCGCCACTGCCAGCTCGGTTACCACCGTCGCGACGGGCATGCCCCACCGCACGACGACGCCGGGGTCGGCGAAGTTGGCGAACGCGGTGAAGGCACCGGAGAACGTGCCCGCCGCGAAGAGCGCGGCCAGCGCCACGAGGGCCGCCGCTGGCAGGGCGCCGACGAGCCACGACGGGCTCGTGGGGCCGCTCGCGGGGCTGGTCCGGGCGGCTCTGCTGGTCCTGTTCCGGGCGTCGGTCGGGGTCACGCGCTCCAGCCTAGGCGCGCCGCAGAGCGGTTCCGAACGTGTCCGGGTCATCCGGTCGACCACACGTCGACCACGACCTGAGCACCCCAGAATCGGGCATTCCGGGAACGTTCAGGAAAAATTCGGTCGGATTATGCACCAAACCCAACCCTTTAGCCCTCTACTACGTTGTGACCAGTGTGGACCTCGCGAACATCATCACCGAGACCGATGACTCCGTACCGTGCTCGGAACAGCCCGAGCTCTGGTTCGCGGAACACCCCGCGGACCTCGAAGAAGCGAAACGCGCCTGTGCGGTCTGCCCGCTCAAGGCCCAGTGCCTGGCGGGCGCGCTCGACCGCCGCGAGCCCTGGGGCGTCTGGGGCGGAGAGATCGTCGTCGACGGCACGGTGCGCAGCCGCAAGCGTCGTCGCGGCCGGCCGCGCTCGATCGGGGGCATGCGCGTGGCGTGACCGCCGCGCGGCGTGACTGCCGCGTAGCCAGCGAACGTTGCCCGAGGCACGGCGATCGAGCGGTCGCCGTGAGATGCCGGAGCAGTGCGCCTGTCCGTACCACGGA is drawn from Promicromonospora sp. Populi and contains these coding sequences:
- a CDS encoding WhiB family transcriptional regulator, with the translated sequence MSGSSGRPHVDHDLSTPESGIPGTFRKNSVGLCTKPNPLALYYVVTSVDLANIITETDDSVPCSEQPELWFAEHPADLEEAKRACAVCPLKAQCLAGALDRREPWGVWGGEIVVDGTVRSRKRRRGRPRSIGGMRVA
- a CDS encoding cytochrome c oxidase assembly protein, with translation MTPTDARNRTSRAARTSPASGPTSPSWLVGALPAAALVALAALFAAGTFSGAFTAFANFADPGVVVRWGMPVATVVTELAVAITVGALALAAWVLPRGPLVDRALGVAGVSAGLWTLAALVQLVLRFSWSTYLPLDAEGFGPALMEYVSTIPLGRTYLGIVIIAAVTAAVALLVRGSTGALCTLALPLVALGMQSSTGHAAGASSHDLAISALFLHLGGAALWIGGLGAIVFIGVRYAATADVIRRYSEIAFWCFVAVAVSGLVSAWIRIGSIDGLSTDYGILLVVKAVLLVVLGGLGYLHRSTVIARLSTGTSTRNAAIGLFWRLAAVEVGVMGAVSGVAVALGSTAPPVPDDEIVDATPAELVTGHPLPPEPTPLRWLTEFQWDVILAFACAAAVFVYVRWALRLRRRGDAWPVGRTISWCLGMVVLFWATNGGAAAYGHVLFSAHMVQHMVLAMVVPLFLVLAAPVTLLARAVPARKDDSRGPREWVLLLVHSAFGRFMANPVVAAVLFAGGMIVFYFTPLFELALTTYAGHLWMVAHFTLVGYLFANALIGVDPGPSRPSYPLRLVLLFATMAFHAFFGVTLTSGTALLVPDWFGLMGRPWGASAIEDQQTGGAVAWGIGELPTLLLAIGVAISWTRSDAREAKRTDRKAERDGDAELEAYNRMLAEKADQAAKRGEG
- a CDS encoding prolyl oligopeptidase family serine peptidase, with the translated sequence MSESPQTPFHDLDHYVAVPRVTGLTASQDGTRLVATLQTLDAERTGYRTALWEVDPTGETPPRRLTRSAKGESSAVFTRTGDLLFTSARPDPDGKDGDERGPVLWLLPAGGGEARVIAAPPGGVSGTLTARDADTVSVAAGLLPSAQDLKQDAKLRKARKDQKVSAILHTGYPVRFWDHDLGPDQERRFAGDLAALADAPAVPLPAAPTPDGAAPGDPAPDAAPDQASAPGTHLDLRDLTGPGRHLDEHSADLSADGSTLVSSWSVSDPGAALRSHLVAIDTATGDRRVLVDDPDGDAGAPRISPDGAWVAYVTESISSPDEAPVVRLALVPTDGSAEPVVLADDWDRWPGRPTWLPDGSGLLVQADDDGRGPVFLLTFSAALPGGDVIVEKLTADDAVFSDLSVTPDGATVFALRTSYAAPAEPVRIGLAAFLASGAPGERTPVAADLLRSPVPAPALPGTLTEIETTTEDGTRVRAWLALPADVGPEAKAPLLLWIHGGPLGSWNAWSWRWNPWLMVAQGYAVLLPDPALSTGYGQEFIQRGWGAWGRAPFTDLMAITDAAEALPEIDETRTAAMGGSFGGYMANWVAGHTDRFRAVVTHASLWALDQFGPTTDAGFYWAREMTPEMALENSPHLSVGEIRTPMLVIHGDKDYRVPVGEGLRLWFELLTKSGLPASDDGETVHRFLYFPDENHWVLTPQNAKVWYQVISAFLAEQVLDEKPELPTTLG